In Phoenix dactylifera cultivar Barhee BC4 unplaced genomic scaffold, palm_55x_up_171113_PBpolish2nd_filt_p 000873F, whole genome shotgun sequence, the following are encoded in one genomic region:
- the LOC103706760 gene encoding replication factor C subunit 3: MAEATAPMEIDGDAPARSNKDKAPLASDGKSAPWVEKYRPQSLADVAAHRDIVDTIDRLTNENRLPHLLLYGPPGTGKTSTILAVARKLYGAQYRNLILELNASDDRGIDVVRQQIQDFASARSLSFGAKSSVKLVLLDEADAMTKDAQFALRRVIEKHTKSTRFALICNHVNKIIPALQSRCTRFRFAPLDATHIRERLEYVIKAEGLDVAESGLTALVRLSNGDMRKALNILQSTHMASQHVTEESVYLCTGNPMPKDIEQIAYWLLNESFTASFRYISDIKMRKGLALVDIVREVTMFVFKIQMPSDVRVKLINNLADIEYRLSFGCNDKLQLGSLISTFTNARSALVAAAQ; encoded by the exons ATGGCGGAGGCGACCGCTCCCATGGAGATCGACGGCGACGCGCCGGCGAGGTCCAACAAGGACAAGGCCCCTCTCGCCTCCGACGGCAAGTCCGCCCCCTGGGTCGAGAAGTACCGTCCCCAGTCCCTCGCCGACGTCGCGGCCCATCGCGACATCGTGGACACCA TTGATCGGCTGACGAACGAGAACAGGCTGCCCCATTTGCTTCTTTATGGGCCGCCAGGTACCGGGAAGACGTCGACGATTCTGGCAGTGGCACGGAAGCTGTATGGGGCGCAGTACCGCAACCTGATTTTGGAGCTCAATGCATCTGATGATCGGGGGATTGATGTTGTTCGACAGCAGATCCAAGATTTCGCCAGTGCACGGAGCCTTTCCTTTGG TGCAAAATCTTCTGTGAAGTTGGTCCTGCTGGATGAGGCAGATGCTATGACTAAAGATGCACAGTTTGCATTACGTAGAG TGATTGAGAAACATACGAAGAGCACTAGGTTTGCACTTATCTGTAATCATGTCAACAAAATTATTCCAGCATTACAGTCAAGGTGCACTCGGTTTCGGTTTGCTCCACTTGATGCAACTCATATCAGAGAACGACTTGAATATGTGATAAAGGCTGAAGG GCTTGACGTGGCTGAGAGTGGCTTAACTGCCCTGGTACGGCTGAGCAACGGTGACATGAGAAAGGCTCTGAACATATTGCAG TCAACACATATGGCTTCTCAGCATGTAACAGAAGAATCTGTCTACCTCTGCACTGGAAACCCGATGCCAAAAGACATTGAACAGATAGCCTATTGGCTACTTAATGAATCATTTACAGCCAGTTTCAGAT ATATATCTGATATTAAAATGAGGAAAGGACTGGCCTTGGTTGATATTGTGAGGGAGGTTACAAT GTTTGTTTTCAAGATCCAAATGCCATCAGATGTCCGAGTTAAGCTAATCAACAATTTGGCTGATATTGA GTATAGATTAAGTTTTGGATGCAATGATAAGTTACAGCTTGGATCGCTTATCTCTACATTCACAAATGCTCGTTCTGCTCTGGTTGCTGCAGCCCAGTGA